The genomic segment GGCCCACCCGTGACATACTTCGTACGCGCTCCGCATCCCCCGTCGGAGCGACAGACCGACGCCGGGCAGCTCCCCCCGTGGCTGCTCGGCGTCGCCTTTTCCGGGACTGGTTTTCTGAGGCTAGGGTCGACGTGTGAACATCCTCAACGTCCCCGGCTCCGACCCCTCCTCCCCCATCTGTTCGGCCAAGGGCTGTCGTGCCGACGCGGTCTGGGTGCTCGCCTGGAACAACCCGAAGCTGCACACGCCTGAGCGCCGCAAGACGTGGCTCGCGTGCGACGAGCATCGGGAGCACCTGTCCCAGTTCCTGGGTGTGCGGGGGTTTCTGAAGGATGTCGTGAAGCTGGCGGAGTGGGAGGGTCGGGCGTCGTAGGGTGCTCAGCCCCCGATTGCCGACATGGGCCTGTCGGGCTGGACGAAGGACGGGTCGTCCAGGCCCGCTCCCGCCTTCTTGCCCCACATCGCCAGGCGCCAGATGCGGGCGATCTCCTCGTCGGGGGCGCCGGAGCGCAGGGCGGCGCGCAGGTCGGTCTCCTCGCGGGCGAAGAGGCAGGTGCGGACCTGGCCGTCGGCGGTGAGGCGGGTGCGGTCGCAGGCCGAGCAGAAGGGGCGGGTGACGGAGGCGATGACGCCGACGCGGTGCGGGCCGCCGTCCACCAGCCAGCGTTCCGCCGGGGCCGAGCCGCGCTCGTCCTGGCCCTCGGGGGTCAGGTCGAAACGGGTGCGCAGTGACGTCAGGATGTCGCCCGCCGTGACCATGCCGTCGCGCTTCCAGCCGTGCTGGGCGTCCAGGGGCATCTGCTCGATGAAGCGCAGCTCGTAGTCGTGCTCCACGGCCCAGGCGAGGAGGTCCGGGGCCTCGTTCTCGTTCAGGCCCGGCATCAGGACCGAGTTGACCTTGACGGGAGTCAGGCCGGCGTCGCGGGCGGCGGCCAGGCCTTCGAGGACGTCCTTGTGCCGGTCCCGGCGGGTGAGGGTCTTGAAGACGTCCGGGCGGATGGTGTCCAGGGACACGTTCACCCGGTCCAGGCCCGCCGCCTTCAGGGCCGTCGCCGTGCGCTTGAGGCCGATGCCGTTGGTGGTCAGGGACATCTGGGGGCGGGGGGCGAGAGCCGCCACGCGCTCCACTATGCCGACCAGGCCGGGGCGCAGCAGCGGCTCACCGCCGGTGAAGCGGACCTCCGTGACGCCCAGGACGCGGACGGCGATGTCGATGAGACGGACGATCTCGTCGTCGTCGAGCAGGTCGGGCTTGGCCAGCCACTGCAGGCCTTCCTCGGGCATGCAGTACGTACAGCGCAGATTGCACCGGTCGGTCAGCGAGACCCTCAGGTCGGTGGCCACTCGGCCGTAGGTGTCGATGAGCACGTGGGCCCCCTCCCTCGTCGGACCGATCGACGAACGTGGTTCCGCTCGTGGATCGCTGATGATTCCTTCTCCGGACACCTGCGAGCCTACGTGACCCCTCCGACAACATCACAGGCCCGATTCCACAAGACCTGGCGCGAAGTCGCCGTAGATCCCTACGACCCGGCACGACGCGGGGCCGTCGTAGGTGACCTACGACGGCCCCGGGCGCAGTCGGCCGGATCAGTGGGCGCCGGTGCCCGTGAGGGAACGTACCTCCAGCTCGGCGTACTTGGCGGTGTCGGGCTCCTCCTTGGACAGGACGGTGCCCAGCCAGCCCATGAGGAAGCCGAACGGGATGGAGATGATGCCCGGGTTCTTCAGCGGGAACCAGTGGAAGTCGACGTCCGGGAACATCGCCTTCGGGTCGCCGGAGACGACGGGCGAGAACAGCACCAGGCCGACGGCGACGATCAGACCGCCGTAGATCGACCACAGCGCGCCCTGGGTGGTGAACTTCTTCCAGAAGAGGCTGTAGAGGATCGTCGGCAGGTTGGCGGAGGCCGCGACCGCGAAGGCGAGGGCGACCAGGCCGGCCACGTTCAGGTCGCGGGCGAGGGCGCCGAGGCCGATGGAGACGACGCCGATGAAGACGGTCGCCCAGCGGGCCGCGCGGACCTCCTCGGCGCCGGATGCCTTCCCCTTGCGGATGACGTTGGCGTAGATGTCGTGCGCGAAGGAGGACGACGAGGCGAGGGTGAGGCCCGCGACCACGGCGAGGATCGTCGCGAAGGCCACCGCCGAGATGGTGGCAAGCAGGATCGCGCCCCAGGCCGAGTCGACGCCGCCCAGGTGCAGGGCGAGCAGCGGGGCCGCCGTGTTGCCCGACGGGTTGGAGGCGATGATCTCGTCCTGGGAGATCAGCGCTGCGGCGCCGAAGCCGAGGGCGATGGTCATCAGGTAGAAGCCGCCGATGATGCCGATCGCCCAGTTCACGGACTTCCGGGCGGCCTTGGCGTTGGGCACCGTGTAGAAGCGGATCAGGATGTGCGGCAGACCGGCGGTGCCGAGGACCAGGGCGATGCCGAGGGAGATGAAGTCCAGCTTGGAGGTGCCGGTGGCGCCGTACTGGAGGCCGGGCTCCAGGAAGGCGGCGCCCTTGCCGCTGTTCTCGGCGGCGGTGCCCAGCAGATCGGAGATGTTGAAGTTGAACTTCAGCAGCACCAGGAACGTAATGAGGATCGTGCCGCCGATGAGGAGCACGGCCTTCACCATCTGGACCCAGGTGGTGCCCTTCATGCCGCCGATGGAGACGTAGACGATCATCAGGATGCCGACGAGGGCGACGATGAGGATCTTGCCGGCGTCGGACGTGATGCCGAGGAGCAGCGAGACGAGGACGCCCGCGCCCGCCATCTGGGCCAGCAGGTAGAAGATCGACACGACGATCGTGGAGGTACCGGCGGCGGTGCGGACGGGGCGCTGGCGCATGCGGTAGGCGAGGACGTCGCCCATCGTGTAGCGGCCGGAGTTCCGCAGGGGCTCGGCGACCAGGAGGAGGGCGACCAGCCAGGCGACCAGGAAGCCGATGGAGTAGAGGAAGCCGTCGTAGCCGAAGAGGGCGATCGCGCCCGCGATGCCGAGGAACGACGCGGCGGACATGTAGTCGCCGGAGACCGCGAGGCCGTTCTGGAAGGCGCTGAACTGCCGTCCGCCCGCGTAGAAGTCGGCGGCGTCCTTGGTCTGGCGGCCGGCCCAGATGGTGATGGCGAGCGTCGCCAGGACGAACAGCCCGAACAGGGTGATGATGAGCGGCCGGTGCTGGCTGGCCTCGTTGGCCGCGAGGAAAGTCTGCTGTGCGGGGCTCATGCGCCGCCCTCCATCCGGGACTTGATCGCCTCGGCCTTGGGGTCGAGCTTCGCGGCGGCGTGCCGCGAGTACCACCAGGCGATGAGGAACGTGGTGACGAACTGGGCGACGCCGAGGACGAAGGCGATGTTGATGTTGCCGAAGAGCTTGGTGCCCATGAAGTCGCCCGCGTAGTTGGAGAGCAGGACGTACAGCAGGTACCAGGCGATGAAGCCCACGGTCAGCGGGAAGGCGAACGAGCGGTAGGAGCGGCGCAGTTCAGCGAACTCGGCGCTCTCATGGACCGCGGCGAACTCCTCGGGGGAAGGGAGATGATGCTCTGCCTTCGCGGGGGGCGGTGCGTCGGTTGCCACGGAGTCTCCTCGCGTCTCCGCCGCGGTCGCGACGGTGGATGGTGACTTTTTCGCCGTCGGATCGGGGGACGGGTTGGGTACGGACATGGGGTCGGCTCTGTTCCTTCGGTGACGGGTGCACGATCGTGCTCGGGCTCCCTGCACAACGTCACGGCGGCGCGTGAGGACCGGTTCAACCGTGCGTGTTTCTTTCGAGAACCGATGCCGAAGCGGCCTGGAAGTGCGGTGACTTCGAGGGTTACCCCTCTACTTCGGCCTCCCGCCCATGAAGTCATTGCTGGCCGGTGACGACCAGGGATAGCTTCGGGCTGCACCACCAACGTCATGTACCTGCCCGGGCACCCGTGTGTCTCGGGCCGGTTTCTTTGAGGATGATGTGGAGAATCCATGGCTCATCTGCGCTCCAGACGACGGCTCGCCCTCGCGGTGCCGGTCGTCCTGTCGCTGACCGCCTCGCTCGGTTTCCTGCCGGGTGTCGCCTCGGCGGCCCCGCTCGTGGAGTCCACCGCCGCGACCGCGGAGGGCCCGAACCTCTCGTACGTCGTGAACACGAAGACGGACAGGCACACGATCGCCTCCGTGCAGAAGGCGATAGCCGAGGCCGGCGGCAAGGTCGTGATCACGTACGACAGGATCGGCGTGATCGTGGTCCACTCGACCGACCCGGCGTTCGGCGCGACGATCCGCGCCGTGCGCGGTGTGCAGTCCGCCGGTGCCACCCGGACCTCGCCGCTGACGCCCGCCGGTACGACGGACCTGGGTGCCGTCGACTACCTGACGGACGCGGAGGCCGCGAAGGTGAAGGCCGCTTCGGCCGACATTCCCGACGCCGAGCCCCTCGAGGCGGACCAGTGGGACCTGCGGTCGATCGGCGCCGACAAGGCGGCGAAGATCAACGACGGCAGCAGCAAGGTCACGGTCGCCGTGATCGACACGGGTGTCGACGACACCCATCCGGACCTCGCGCCGAACTTCTCCGCCTCCCAGTCCGCCAACTGCGACGGCGGTGTCGCGGACACCAGTGAGGGTTCCTGGCGGCCGTACACCCCGCAGGACTACCACGGCACCCACGTGGCCGGTGAGATAGCCGCGGCCCGCAACGGCGTCGGTGTCGCCGGTGTCGCTCCGGGTGTGAAGGTCTCCAGCATCAATGTGACCGACCGCAGCAGCGGCCTGTTCTACGCGGAGAGCGTCGTCTGCGCGTTCGTCTTCGCCGCCGACCGCGGCGTGGAGATCACGAACAACAGCTACTACGTGGACCCGTGGCTCTACAACTGCGTGGACGACCCGGACCAGAAGGCCATCGTCGACGCCGTCAACCGGGCCCAGAAGTACGCCACGAAGAAGGGCACCCTGCACCTGGCCTCGGCGGGCAACTCCAACCACGACCTCGCCTCCGACGCGATCCTGGACGCGTCCAGCCCCAACGACACCACGCCGGTCGAGCGCACCATCGACCCGAGCGAGTGCTTCGACGTTCCGACGCAGCTGCCGGGCATCGTCACGGTGAGCGCGACGGGCGTGAAGAACGAGAAGTCGTACTACTCCACGTACGGCAACGGTGTCGTCGACATCGCGGCGCCGGGCGGTGACGCCCGCTACCAGCTCCCGGACACGCCGTCGAAGAACGGCCGCATCCTGTCCACCATGCCGAACGGCGCGTACGGCTTCCTGCAGGGCACGTCGATGGCGTCGCCGCACGCCGCCGGTGTCGCCGCGCTGCTGAAGTCCACGCACCCGTGGGCGAGCCCGCAGCAGCTGCAGTGGCTGCTGAAGGCCCAGGCGGACGAGCAGGCCTGCCCGACGTCGTACGACCAGAACGGCGACGGCACCCAGGACGCGGTTTGCGAGGGCAGCCCGCGCGTGAACGGTTTCTACGGGTTCGGCATCGTCAACGCCCTGAAGGCCGTCAAGTAGTAACCCCGTCGCCCGGGGAGCACCACGACCTCGCGGGACCGGTCTCCGCACAGCCGGGACCGGTCTCCGCACAGCTCGCACCGCTTCGTACCGCTTCGTACCGCTCGATTCGCGAACGAACTGGAGACAGCATGACAGCGCCTCACCAGCGCTCGCGCCGTCTGGTGGCTCTCCCGCTCGGGATGGCCATGGCGACCGCGCTCGCCGTCGTACCGAACGTCACGGCCTCCGCCGCCGAGACGACCGGGCGGGCGGCGGCCGACGCGACGCCGCTCAGCTATGTGGTCAACGTGAGCCCCGGGCACGGTCCGTCCGGCCGGGTGAAGAAGGCGATCGCGGAGGCCGGCGGCACGATCGTGACGTCGTACGACCGGATCGGCGTGGTCGTCGTCCACTCCTCGAACGCCGGCTTCGCCGCGGAGATCCGTGATGTGCGGGGGGTCCAGTCGGCCGGTGCCACGCGCACCGCGCCGCTGCCCGCGCAGTCGACCACCGACGTGGGCACCCCGCAGGTCCTGACCGCCGATCAGGTGGCGGACGTCCGGGCGGCGGACGGGCAGGACCCGTTGGAGCCGCTGCAGTGGGACCTGCCGGCCATCAAGGCGGACAAGGCGCACGAGGTGTCGCTCGGCAGCCGGGACGTCACGGTGGCCGTCATCGACACGGGTGTCGACGACACGCATCCGGACATCGCGCCGAACTTCGACCGCGACGCCTCGGTCAACTGCGTGACGGGCAAGCCCGACACGGCCGACGGCGCCTGGCGGCCGGGGCCCACGGAGAGCGCGCACGGCACGCACGTGGCCGGTGAGATCGCCGCCGCGAAGAACGGCGTCGGCATCACGGGCGTGGCGCCCGGGGTGAAGGTGTCCGGCATCAAGGTGTCCACGCCCGCCGGCTACTTCTACACGGAGGCCGTGGTCTGCGGCTTCATGTGGGCCGCCGAGCACGGTGTGGACGTCACCAACAACAGCTATTACACCGACCCCTGGTACTTCAACTGCAAGGACGACCCGGACCAGAAGGCGCTCGTCGAGGCCCTCACCCGGGCGACGAGGTACGCGGAGAAGAAGGGCGCGGTCAACGTCGCCGCGGCCGGCAACGAGAACTACGACCTCGCGGCCGACGAGATCACCGACCCGGTCTCCCCGAACGACTCGACGCCGTCGGACCGGGTGATCGACCCGTCCGAGTGCCTCGACATCCCGACCCAGCTGCCGGGAGTCGTCACGGTCGCCTCGACCGGCGCCAAGGGCATCAAGTCGTCCTTCTCCAACCACGGTCTGGGCGTCATCGACATCGCCGCACCCGGCGGCGACTCGACGCGCTTGCAGACTCCTGCCCCGCCCGCCACCAGCGGCCTCATCCTGGGCCCGCTGCCCGGCGGCACCTGGGGCTACATGGCCGGTACGTCGATGGCGTCCCCGCACGTCGCGGGCGTCGCCGCCCTCATCAGGTCGACCCACCCGCGCGCCCCGGCCGCCCTGGTCAAGGCCCTGCTGTACGCCCAGGCCGACGCCACGCCCTGCACCGACCCGTACGACATCGACGGGGACGGCAAGATCGACGCGGTCTGCGAGGGCCCGAGGAACTACAACGGCTTCTACGGCTTCGGCACGGCGGACGCGCTGGACGCGGTGACGAGGTAGGGACGGTCCTCGTAGGTAGGGACTGACCTCGTACGAGGTCGTCGGGCCGGGCGGTGTCACACCGCCCGGCCCTTTCGTTGCATAGTCCCGTCATGACAGAGATGGAACAAGCGTGGGCGGCGCTCGGCGGCGATCCCGTCCTGCCACGGCGTATCTCGACCGTCGTACGGGACGGCGTGCTGGACTCCCGGCTGCCGGTACGGGAGCTGGCGCGGGCCTGCGTCGGGGTGTGCGCGCTGGCGGCGGCCGAGTTGGGGGCGCGGCGCGCCGGGCGCACCGAGGTGCCCCGGGTACGCGTGGACGACGGGGCGGTCGGCACCGCCTTCGTGAGTGAACGTCATCTGCTGGTCGACGGGCGGGCACCGGTCACCTTCGCGCCGCTGTCGCGGTTCTGGCGGACGGCGGACGGGTGGGTGCGGACGCACGCCAACTATCCGCATCACCGGGAGCGGTTGCTGTCCGCGCTGGGGGTGCGCGCCGCCGATGTGGCCGCTGTCGAGTCGGCGCTCGTCGAGCGGTCGTCCTGGGAGGTCGAGGAGGCCGTGTACGCGGCCGGGGGCCTGGCGGTCGCCCTGCGGACGGCTGAGCAGTGGGCGGCGCACGAGCAGGCGCGGGCCATGGCGGCTCGGCCGTTGGTCGAGCACGAGCGGCTGGACACGGCCCCCGCGCGCGTGCTCGCTCCGATCGACGACGGGCCGCTGTCGCCCACCGCCGGGATACGCGTCCTGGACCTGACCCGGGTCATCGCGGGCCCGGTCGCCACCCGCACGCTCGCCCTGCTGGGCGCGGACGTCCTGCGCGTCGATCCGCCGGGGATGCCCGAGATCCTCGACCAGCACGCCGACACCGGTTTCGGGAAACGGTCGACGGCCCTCGACCTGGCCCGCACCGCCGACCGGCGCGCCTTCGAGGAGCTGCTGTCCGCCGCGGACGTCGTCCTCACCGGCTACCGCCCGGGCGCGCTCGACCGCTTCGGGCTGTCGGCGGACGCGCTGGTCGCCCGACGGTCCGGGCTGGTCGTGGCGGAGCTCTCGGCCTGGGGCGCGTACGGGCCGTGGGCCGGGCGGCGGGGGTTCGACAGTCTGGTGCAGGTGGCGACGGGTATCGCGGCGATCGAGGGGGCGAAGGAACGGCCGGGCGCGCTGCCCGCGCAGGCGCTCGACCACGGGACGGGGTATCTGCTGGCGGCGGCCGTGCTGAGGGCGCTCACCGAGCAGTCGGAGCAGGGGTGCGGCCGGGTCGTTCGGTTGTCGCTGGCGCGGACGGCGGCTTGGCTGACGGGCGGGATCGAGCGCGCCCCGGGCGAGGGCGAGGCGCTCGGCGGGCCGGAGGCGTGGCTCGCCGAGCGGGACAGTCGGCTGGGGCGGCTGCGGTACGCGCTGCCGCCGGTGTCCTTCGAGGGCGGGCCGGATGACTGGGCACGGCCGCCGGGGGTGTGGGCAGCGGACGAGGCGCGCTGGGGTTGAGTCACCGGAAGCCCTGAGCCGTAGGTATGGGCGGAATATCGAACTGCCAGTTGTTTTCCGGCACTTGCCCGGTTCTGGTGCGACTGGTGAACTTTTCGGGGGTGGGTCTGACGAGACGGACGGCGGGGGCGACGCAAACGGGGGCGACGCAAACGGGGGCGGACGAGCCCGAGGGGCGAGCCGAGCGGCGGTCCGGGCGGCCCGGGCAGCCCGGTGGTGGGACCGGTCGGGCCGTCGTCGTGCTCGTCCTGGTGGCCGTGGGCGCGCTGATACCCGTGTTCGGGCCCCGTGTCGCGCTGGACGGTACGGGTGAGGCCGGGGCGCCCGGGGCCGGCGGCATCGCCCTGTTGCGGGCGGTGTCGCTGGCCGCGCTGTGTGTGCCGGTGGGTGAGCTGTTCGTGGCGTGGCTGGTGCGGTGGGCGCCGGGCGCGCCCGGGGAGGCGCCGAGCGGGTGGGGACCGTGGGCGGCGGGTGCGGGTTTCGTGGCCTCGCTGGGGCTGGCCTCGGTCGTGGCCACGGGCAATCTGGTGCCGGACTCCCCCGCCGACATGGACGTCGGCGGTCTCTACGAGACCCGGGACGGCAAACTCGCCCTCCTGGAGGTCAACGCCTTCGCGGCGGCCGGTCTGCTCGCCCTGTCCCGCCGTCCGGCCGCCCAGGCGCTGCCCCTGGCCGCGATCGTCGTCGCGGAAGCGCTGCGCGCCCACCCCGGCACGGAGTACAGCCCGCTGCTCGGCACCGGTCTGACCCTGGTGCACCTGACGTGCGCGGCGCTCTGGGCGGGCGGGCTGCTCCAGGTCCTGCGGACGCTGGCCACGCGCGCGTGGCGGGCGACAGGGGCGGGCGCCGCGTTACTGGGTCTCTACGCGCGCGTGGCCGTGGTTCTGCTCGCCGCCATCACCGCCACCGGGGTAGGGAGCACCCTGCGCCGGATGCCACCGGACACGGTCCTCGACCAGCTGACGGAGACGGCGTACGGGCGCGCCCTGCTCGCCAAGGTGCTCCTCGTGGCCGTCGTCGCCGCTCTCGCCCTCTGGGCCCGACTGCGCTTGCGCCGCGCGACCGACGACGTGCTCGGCGCCTGCGCTCCCGCGCGCGCGGAGGTCGCGGTGCTGGGCGTGGTCGTCGCGGTGTCGGCGCTGCTGACGGCGCTGCCGGTGCCCATCCGCTGGTGAGCGGCGAGTCGCTGAGCCGCGAGTGGGTGAACGGCGTCGGGTGGCCATGGTCCGACCGGTGGTGCCGTCGGCTGGTCAGGCCGTGCTCGTGGTCACCTCGCCGTCCGCCGGGGTGGGCGCGGGCCGCGTATCGGGGGTGTCGAGGGTGCCGAGGACTCCTTGGACCAGCAGGTACTGGGCCGCCAGATAGGTGAGCATGATCCACAGGTCGGGGCGCGGCGGCTGCGGCCACTCGGCGACACCGGTCGCGATCAGCATGTCCGACACCACGAAGAGCGCGCCTCCGAGCCCCGCGACGAGTCCCGGCCGGGTGGCGGACCACGCCATCGCGGTCAGCAGGGTGCTGTATCCGGCGACGGGGAGCCGTAGATCGGCCGGCAGACCGGGCCACAGACTCACGACGGCGGCGACCAGGGCGAGGCCGTACGCGACGCCGTACGCGACGCCGTACGCGAGCCGCCCGGGCCTCCCCAGCCGCCCGGGCCTTCCGGGCCTTCCGGGCCTGCGGGACTTGCCGGACCTCCCGAAGAGCACGAGATAGCTGACGTGCCCCACCGCGAAGGACCCCATCCCGGCGAGGAAGGCCGGCTCGGCGTCGGAGAGGAGCAGCACGTCTCCGCCCCAGCCGAAGAGCAGCGCGGCGACCAACAACCGGGGCGCGCCGCGCGTGTACGCGTACGCCGCGAGCAACGGCATCAGCAGGGGCTTGGCGACGACGTGCCCGGGGGTGAGACCGAGGGCCAGGGACCCGAGGTCGACGGCGGCGGCGAACCCGAAGGCGAAGAGCAGGAGAGACCCTCTGTCCGGTCTCACGCGACGGTCTCCGTGACCGTGGCCGTGCCCTCGTCGGTCACCGCGGGCCGCTCGGGCGGCCGCGCCGGCTTCCAGCCGGGGCCCATGAGGACCCGTCCCGCCCGCTCGCCCCAACTCTCCGCGTTCTTCAGGTCCTTGGCGATGGCGACGTACTCGTGGGTGGCGACCCGCAGCGGGTTGTACGTGTCGATGTTCTTCGTCAGCCCGTACACCGGCCGCTCGGTCTCCTCGACGAACGACCCGAAGAGCCGGTCCCAGACGATGAGGATGCCGCCGAAATTGCGGTCCAGGTAGCCGCCCTGGGAGGCGTGGTGGACCCGGTGGTGGGACGGCGTGTTGAACACGAACTCGAACGCGCGGGGCAGCTTCCCGATCCGCTCGGTGTGGATCCAGAACTGGTAGACGAGGTTGACGGAGGAGCAGAAGGCGAGCGCGGCCGGGTGTACGCCGAGGGCGATGAGCGGGACGTAGAAGGGCCACACGGTCCAGGTCGTCCAGGGCTGCCGCAGGGCGGTGGTCAGGTTGAACCTCCGGCTGGAGTGGTGGACGACGTGGCAGGCCCAGAGGATCCGGACCACGTGGTGGCCGCGGTGCGACCAGTAGTAGAAGAAGTCCTGTGCGAGCAGCATCAGCGGGACCGTCCACCACAGGACGGGCACGCGCAGCGGGGTCAGCTCGTGGATCGCCGTGTAGACCGCGACGATCGGGATCTTCCAGAGGAAGTCGAAGGCGAGACTCCCGAGCCCCATACCGACGCTCGTCGCGGCGTCCTTCGCCTCGTACCCCGCGTCATCGTCGTCCGGATGGATCCGGACACTGATCACCTCGATCACGGTGAGCAGCACGAAGGCGGGTATCGACCACAGCACGACATCGGGCAGGTTCGGCATGTGGGCACGGTAGAACCGCTGGTCGGCGGGGGCTAGACGTTGTTACCGACAAGTATTTCCGGTGGTACGCGCTTGCTTCTTGGCGTCCTCCACCAATCCGAGGGGCATGGAGGGGGCATTGTCAGTGGGTCGGCCCACGCCGGGGGTCCCTTGCTCATCCGCTGTACGGCCGTGTGGTCATCCTTGCGGGGGTTACGGGGAGGTCGCGATGCGGGGGAGGCCGATCCCGTACGGCCGCTGCCGAAGCCGCCCGCCCCGGACAGGCCGGCCCGGGTGTCGGCCGACCGGATCGCCGGCGGGTACGCGACTCTCCCGCCTGCTGCGGACTCGGCCCGGACCGTCGATCAGCACGTCGGCCGGGGGCTCCGCCGGGGTTCGCGGAAAGGTCGTCGGAGGGGTGGCGGTGCTGGCTACGATCCGCTTCGTGCCAGTGGAGTTTCCGACTGATGAGCGGGCCGCGGCGCTCGACGCGCCACCAGCTCGGCTTCGCGCTCCAGATGTGCACCGGCGCGACCGAGCCCTTCAGCGGGAGAGCGAAGAGGGGCTGAACGTCGTGGAGTCCTGGAACGCTGCGAACGCCGTCACCCCCGCCGATCGCCGCGGCCTCGGTTCCCGCCTCGCCATCGGCCCAGCGGCGGCGGGCCGATGGCTGTGAGGCGGTGGGCCGCCGGGCCTGGATCGTCATCGTCGTCCGTGAAGTCCCCGCACGAATGCCGCGACGGCGCGCAGGATGCCGGCGCGGTCCTGCGAAGCGGTGTCCTTCAACGCCATGCCGGTGATGGTCACCAGGG from the Streptomyces sp. NBC_00310 genome contains:
- the moaA gene encoding GTP 3',8-cyclase MoaA, which gives rise to MLIDTYGRVATDLRVSLTDRCNLRCTYCMPEEGLQWLAKPDLLDDDEIVRLIDIAVRVLGVTEVRFTGGEPLLRPGLVGIVERVAALAPRPQMSLTTNGIGLKRTATALKAAGLDRVNVSLDTIRPDVFKTLTRRDRHKDVLEGLAAARDAGLTPVKVNSVLMPGLNENEAPDLLAWAVEHDYELRFIEQMPLDAQHGWKRDGMVTAGDILTSLRTRFDLTPEGQDERGSAPAERWLVDGGPHRVGVIASVTRPFCSACDRTRLTADGQVRTCLFAREETDLRAALRSGAPDEEIARIWRLAMWGKKAGAGLDDPSFVQPDRPMSAIGG
- a CDS encoding solute symporter family protein is translated as MSPAQQTFLAANEASQHRPLIITLFGLFVLATLAITIWAGRQTKDAADFYAGGRQFSAFQNGLAVSGDYMSAASFLGIAGAIALFGYDGFLYSIGFLVAWLVALLLVAEPLRNSGRYTMGDVLAYRMRQRPVRTAAGTSTIVVSIFYLLAQMAGAGVLVSLLLGITSDAGKILIVALVGILMIVYVSIGGMKGTTWVQMVKAVLLIGGTILITFLVLLKFNFNISDLLGTAAENSGKGAAFLEPGLQYGATGTSKLDFISLGIALVLGTAGLPHILIRFYTVPNAKAARKSVNWAIGIIGGFYLMTIALGFGAAALISQDEIIASNPSGNTAAPLLALHLGGVDSAWGAILLATISAVAFATILAVVAGLTLASSSSFAHDIYANVIRKGKASGAEEVRAARWATVFIGVVSIGLGALARDLNVAGLVALAFAVAASANLPTILYSLFWKKFTTQGALWSIYGGLIVAVGLVLFSPVVSGDPKAMFPDVDFHWFPLKNPGIISIPFGFLMGWLGTVLSKEEPDTAKYAELEVRSLTGTGAH
- a CDS encoding DUF485 domain-containing protein yields the protein MATDAPPPAKAEHHLPSPEEFAAVHESAEFAELRRSYRSFAFPLTVGFIAWYLLYVLLSNYAGDFMGTKLFGNINIAFVLGVAQFVTTFLIAWWYSRHAAAKLDPKAEAIKSRMEGGA
- a CDS encoding S8 family serine peptidase; its protein translation is MAHLRSRRRLALAVPVVLSLTASLGFLPGVASAAPLVESTAATAEGPNLSYVVNTKTDRHTIASVQKAIAEAGGKVVITYDRIGVIVVHSTDPAFGATIRAVRGVQSAGATRTSPLTPAGTTDLGAVDYLTDAEAAKVKAASADIPDAEPLEADQWDLRSIGADKAAKINDGSSKVTVAVIDTGVDDTHPDLAPNFSASQSANCDGGVADTSEGSWRPYTPQDYHGTHVAGEIAAARNGVGVAGVAPGVKVSSINVTDRSSGLFYAESVVCAFVFAADRGVEITNNSYYVDPWLYNCVDDPDQKAIVDAVNRAQKYATKKGTLHLASAGNSNHDLASDAILDASSPNDTTPVERTIDPSECFDVPTQLPGIVTVSATGVKNEKSYYSTYGNGVVDIAAPGGDARYQLPDTPSKNGRILSTMPNGAYGFLQGTSMASPHAAGVAALLKSTHPWASPQQLQWLLKAQADEQACPTSYDQNGDGTQDAVCEGSPRVNGFYGFGIVNALKAVK
- a CDS encoding S8 family peptidase, whose amino-acid sequence is MTAPHQRSRRLVALPLGMAMATALAVVPNVTASAAETTGRAAADATPLSYVVNVSPGHGPSGRVKKAIAEAGGTIVTSYDRIGVVVVHSSNAGFAAEIRDVRGVQSAGATRTAPLPAQSTTDVGTPQVLTADQVADVRAADGQDPLEPLQWDLPAIKADKAHEVSLGSRDVTVAVIDTGVDDTHPDIAPNFDRDASVNCVTGKPDTADGAWRPGPTESAHGTHVAGEIAAAKNGVGITGVAPGVKVSGIKVSTPAGYFYTEAVVCGFMWAAEHGVDVTNNSYYTDPWYFNCKDDPDQKALVEALTRATRYAEKKGAVNVAAAGNENYDLAADEITDPVSPNDSTPSDRVIDPSECLDIPTQLPGVVTVASTGAKGIKSSFSNHGLGVIDIAAPGGDSTRLQTPAPPATSGLILGPLPGGTWGYMAGTSMASPHVAGVAALIRSTHPRAPAALVKALLYAQADATPCTDPYDIDGDGKIDAVCEGPRNYNGFYGFGTADALDAVTR
- a CDS encoding CoA transferase; amino-acid sequence: MTEMEQAWAALGGDPVLPRRISTVVRDGVLDSRLPVRELARACVGVCALAAAELGARRAGRTEVPRVRVDDGAVGTAFVSERHLLVDGRAPVTFAPLSRFWRTADGWVRTHANYPHHRERLLSALGVRAADVAAVESALVERSSWEVEEAVYAAGGLAVALRTAEQWAAHEQARAMAARPLVEHERLDTAPARVLAPIDDGPLSPTAGIRVLDLTRVIAGPVATRTLALLGADVLRVDPPGMPEILDQHADTGFGKRSTALDLARTADRRAFEELLSAADVVLTGYRPGALDRFGLSADALVARRSGLVVAELSAWGAYGPWAGRRGFDSLVQVATGIAAIEGAKERPGALPAQALDHGTGYLLAAAVLRALTEQSEQGCGRVVRLSLARTAAWLTGGIERAPGEGEALGGPEAWLAERDSRLGRLRYALPPVSFEGGPDDWARPPGVWAADEARWG
- a CDS encoding CopD family protein, which produces MLVLVAVGALIPVFGPRVALDGTGEAGAPGAGGIALLRAVSLAALCVPVGELFVAWLVRWAPGAPGEAPSGWGPWAAGAGFVASLGLASVVATGNLVPDSPADMDVGGLYETRDGKLALLEVNAFAAAGLLALSRRPAAQALPLAAIVVAEALRAHPGTEYSPLLGTGLTLVHLTCAALWAGGLLQVLRTLATRAWRATGAGAALLGLYARVAVVLLAAITATGVGSTLRRMPPDTVLDQLTETAYGRALLAKVLLVAVVAALALWARLRLRRATDDVLGACAPARAEVAVLGVVVAVSALLTALPVPIRW
- a CDS encoding lysoplasmalogenase, which produces MRPDRGSLLLFAFGFAAAVDLGSLALGLTPGHVVAKPLLMPLLAAYAYTRGAPRLLVAALLFGWGGDVLLLSDAEPAFLAGMGSFAVGHVSYLVLFGRSGKSRRPGRPGRPGRLGRPGRLAYGVAYGVAYGLALVAAVVSLWPGLPADLRLPVAGYSTLLTAMAWSATRPGLVAGLGGALFVVSDMLIATGVAEWPQPPRPDLWIMLTYLAAQYLLVQGVLGTLDTPDTRPAPTPADGEVTTSTA
- a CDS encoding sterol desaturase family protein, translated to MPNLPDVVLWSIPAFVLLTVIEVISVRIHPDDDDAGYEAKDAATSVGMGLGSLAFDFLWKIPIVAVYTAIHELTPLRVPVLWWTVPLMLLAQDFFYYWSHRGHHVVRILWACHVVHHSSRRFNLTTALRQPWTTWTVWPFYVPLIALGVHPAALAFCSSVNLVYQFWIHTERIGKLPRAFEFVFNTPSHHRVHHASQGGYLDRNFGGILIVWDRLFGSFVEETERPVYGLTKNIDTYNPLRVATHEYVAIAKDLKNAESWGERAGRVLMGPGWKPARPPERPAVTDEGTATVTETVA